The Acinetobacter lwoffii genome has a segment encoding these proteins:
- a CDS encoding Y-family DNA polymerase, translating to MEAFWNPKLKGKPCVVLSSNDGTIIARSAEAKLLKIPMGAPLFKVQDIINKHNVHVLSSNFALYGEMSRRFHGILSGFVDPSCYSIYSIDEGFIEFTQFTKNFDATEMAREIRHQVYKFIGLTTCVGVGRTLTESKMANNLAKKNPELNGICNLVTMSLVDVESYYQSMPVDEIWGVGRKYAKKLNDMGILSVLDLATSNPNRMRELFNVNMQSTILELLGQPCFEFESSPKAKQQIVSSKSFGQKITELSILQEAVSKYTHNAFNRLVAEHQLCGSLIVFLQSNPFDQSKPYYSKSLTYTFTQPTNNLMQLVKAATSLIDKLYKEGIEFKKCGVMLCELIKEEHRTIGLLTDVEQLEKEQALMTAFQNIQSKFGKAKIAAGSCNLKNRDWEPKSERQSRNYFSEAGMIVFN from the coding sequence ATGGAAGCATTTTGGAACCCTAAGTTAAAGGGTAAACCATGCGTTGTCTTAAGCTCTAATGATGGAACAATCATCGCGAGAAGCGCTGAAGCTAAACTCTTAAAAATCCCGATGGGTGCGCCACTCTTTAAGGTCCAAGACATCATCAATAAACATAACGTTCATGTGCTATCGAGCAATTTTGCGCTATATGGCGAAATGTCACGCCGTTTTCATGGAATATTATCTGGTTTTGTAGATCCAAGCTGTTACAGCATTTACAGCATTGATGAAGGCTTTATAGAATTTACTCAATTTACTAAAAACTTTGATGCTACTGAAATGGCACGGGAGATTCGGCATCAAGTATATAAGTTTATTGGCTTAACAACGTGCGTGGGTGTTGGTAGAACACTGACTGAAAGTAAAATGGCCAACAACCTTGCCAAAAAGAATCCAGAATTAAATGGAATCTGTAATTTAGTGACAATGAGCCTGGTAGATGTCGAAAGCTACTATCAAAGCATGCCAGTTGATGAAATATGGGGTGTAGGGCGAAAGTACGCTAAAAAGCTTAATGACATGGGGATTTTAAGTGTGCTGGATCTTGCAACATCCAACCCGAATCGAATGCGTGAACTCTTCAATGTGAATATGCAAAGTACGATTTTAGAATTGCTTGGCCAGCCATGCTTTGAATTTGAAAGTTCACCTAAGGCGAAACAACAGATTGTCTCGAGCAAATCTTTCGGCCAGAAAATTACTGAGCTCTCAATTCTTCAAGAAGCCGTCAGCAAATATACCCATAATGCATTCAATCGGCTTGTTGCTGAACACCAGCTATGCGGATCTCTGATTGTTTTCTTGCAATCCAACCCATTTGACCAGTCAAAACCGTATTACAGCAAGTCGTTAACATACACGTTTACCCAACCTACAAACAATTTGATGCAACTGGTTAAAGCTGCCACATCACTGATTGATAAATTGTACAAAGAGGGGATAGAGTTTAAGAAATGTGGCGTGATGTTGTGTGAATTGATAAAAGAAGAACATCGCACGATCGGCCTACTAACTGACGTAGAGCAGCTTGAAAAAGAGCAAGCGTTAATGACGGCGTTTCAAAACATTCAAAGTAAGTTTGGCAAGGCTAAAATTGCTGCTGGATCATGTAATCTGAAAAATAGAGATTGGGAACCTAAGTCAGAACGTCAAAGCCGTAACTATTTTAGTGAGGCTGGTATGATTGTCTTCAATTGA
- the umuD gene encoding translesion error-prone DNA polymerase V autoproteolytic subunit → MSEKSEIPLKAGDLVEIEALAPGAPKRIPVALELLSAGFASPAQDFIEKSVDLNEMLITNEYSTFIGKVGSRSMLNAGIDINDKLIIDRSLDAKHLDIIVAQLETDFTVKRLMITKQMSAGEINEIFGPDAKSIPPVWLKAENQEHSHIFLKPEQELIVWGVVTYIIKDARK, encoded by the coding sequence ATGTCAGAAAAATCAGAAATACCGCTTAAAGCTGGTGATTTAGTTGAAATTGAAGCTCTTGCTCCTGGTGCACCTAAACGCATTCCAGTGGCGTTAGAGCTGCTGTCGGCTGGATTTGCATCACCAGCACAAGATTTTATTGAAAAGTCGGTCGATCTCAACGAAATGCTGATCACCAATGAGTACTCTACGTTTATTGGTAAAGTAGGCTCTCGTTCCATGCTAAATGCCGGTATAGATATTAACGATAAGCTCATAATCGATAGAAGCTTAGACGCCAAGCATCTAGATATTATTGTTGCTCAGCTAGAAACAGACTTTACCGTTAAGCGGTTGATGATCACCAAGCAAATGTCAGCTGGTGAAATTAATGAAATTTTTGGTCCAGATGCAAAATCTATCCCTCCAGTTTGGCTTAAAGCAGAAAACCAAGAGCACTCACATATTTTTCTAAAACCTGAACAGGAATTGATTGTGTGGGGCGTAGTGACTTACATCATTAAAGACGCACGAAAATGA
- a CDS encoding DNA cytosine methyltransferase, whose product MAPILTECANGSSRRSMPINEPLRTITAETKGGTHALYVCHLSKMKKGCTGQELSEPFHTLTTVNQFAEVRALLLKFTGQFNFKNDLFERFGLIEINNEHYYIEDIGFRMIQPFELYKAQGFPSNYIFTHGVDENNQKIKLTKTEQYRMVGNSVPPDLSHALVKANFKHEMKYQIAS is encoded by the coding sequence GTGGCGCCAATTCTTACTGAGTGTGCCAATGGTTCAAGTCGTAGATCCATGCCAATAAATGAGCCATTACGTACAATTACAGCAGAAACAAAAGGCGGTACACATGCGCTATACGTGTGTCACCTATCTAAAATGAAAAAGGGGTGCACTGGCCAAGAGCTATCAGAACCATTTCACACGTTAACGACCGTGAATCAGTTTGCGGAAGTACGTGCGCTACTTTTGAAATTTACCGGGCAATTCAACTTTAAGAATGACTTGTTTGAACGTTTCGGCTTAATCGAAATCAATAATGAACATTATTATATTGAAGACATTGGTTTTAGGATGATTCAACCATTTGAGTTGTATAAGGCTCAGGGCTTTCCAAGCAATTACATCTTTACTCATGGTGTAGATGAAAATAACCAAAAAATTAAGCTGACGAAAACTGAGCAATACAGAATGGTAGGTAACTCAGTACCTCCAGATCTATCCCATGCACTTGTCAAAGCAAACTTTAAACATGAAATGAAATATCAAATTGCATCGTAA
- the dfrA41 gene encoding trimethoprim-resistant dihydrofolate reductase DfrA41, protein MTFQSFEVVHVVAMDNQRCIGKDNDLPWHISADLKHFKEITQGGVIILGRKNFDSIGRPLPKRVNWVITRNHNWNFDGVKVAHSIEEALEKSIPDVQASEKPNTIFIIGGGEIFKQTINIVDRLELTHVDLNVEGDIFYPKIPNDFVKIASEQHIDDKTGIAFEFATYRK, encoded by the coding sequence ATGACTTTCCAAAGTTTTGAAGTAGTACATGTGGTTGCTATGGACAACCAACGTTGTATTGGTAAGGATAACGATCTGCCTTGGCATATTTCTGCTGATTTAAAACACTTTAAAGAAATTACCCAAGGTGGGGTAATTATCCTTGGTCGTAAAAATTTTGATTCGATTGGTCGTCCGCTTCCTAAACGTGTAAATTGGGTAATTACTCGAAACCATAATTGGAATTTTGACGGCGTTAAAGTTGCACATTCAATCGAAGAAGCCTTAGAGAAATCTATTCCTGACGTTCAAGCATCAGAGAAACCAAATACAATTTTTATTATTGGTGGTGGTGAGATTTTCAAGCAAACCATCAATATTGTGGATCGACTAGAGCTTACTCATGTTGATTTAAATGTTGAAGGTGATATTTTTTATCCTAAAATTCCAAATGATTTTGTGAAGATAGCGTCAGAACAACATATTGATGACAAAACCGGCATTGCTTTTGAGTTCGCAACCTACAGAAAATAA
- a CDS encoding Lnb N-terminal periplasmic domain-containing protein has product MMQGREYISRHWSLWLLGSLFTLFVILSSLWLSLMLWVHLPIGKIGSLILIGLWLTFALVVLGIYFTRHLISRQVDSVLYLLAFLFCLLGYFSLEARQDREWNPEVSQLLHYEQQGDQVTLHNIRNFDWQADGRYIERWESRSFDLNQITGVNIITSYWMGPKIAHTLVSFDFANQKPLTFSIEIRKEKNEEFSAIGGFFRKYELSLVASDEKDIVYTRSNVRGEQVYFFPVKMPQAQAKALFKEYLRQADELAQKPKWYNTLTSNCTTLVFDMVQAISQQQLPSDYRLLASGYLPNYLYDLKVLEQSWDMHTWYQRAHVNPRVERTANLSSQDYSRLIRQGLPKPDMR; this is encoded by the coding sequence ATGATGCAGGGACGCGAATATATCTCCAGACATTGGAGTCTGTGGCTGCTGGGCAGCCTGTTTACTTTATTCGTCATTCTGTCGAGCCTGTGGCTCAGCCTCATGCTGTGGGTTCATCTTCCCATCGGCAAAATCGGCAGCTTGATACTGATTGGACTCTGGCTGACCTTTGCGCTGGTCGTTCTCGGGATTTATTTCACCCGGCATCTGATCTCCCGCCAAGTGGATAGCGTTCTTTATCTTCTGGCCTTTTTATTCTGTTTGCTAGGATATTTCAGTCTGGAAGCGCGTCAGGATCGAGAGTGGAATCCTGAGGTTTCCCAGCTTCTGCATTATGAGCAGCAAGGCGATCAGGTTACCTTACACAATATCCGCAACTTTGACTGGCAGGCCGATGGTCGCTATATCGAACGCTGGGAAAGCCGCAGTTTTGATCTGAATCAGATTACTGGCGTGAACATCATTACTTCCTACTGGATGGGGCCTAAAATTGCCCATACCCTGGTCAGCTTCGATTTTGCCAATCAAAAGCCACTCACCTTCTCGATTGAAATCCGCAAGGAAAAGAATGAAGAGTTTTCAGCGATTGGTGGCTTTTTCCGAAAATATGAACTGAGTCTGGTCGCATCGGATGAAAAGGATATTGTCTATACCCGTAGCAATGTCCGTGGTGAACAGGTCTATTTTTTCCCAGTCAAAATGCCGCAAGCTCAGGCTAAAGCGCTATTCAAGGAATATCTGCGTCAGGCCGATGAGCTGGCCCAAAAGCCAAAATGGTACAATACCCTGACCAGTAATTGCACCACACTAGTCTTTGATATGGTTCAGGCGATATCGCAACAACAGCTACCCTCAGATTACCGGTTGCTGGCCTCCGGCTATTTACCGAATTATCTCTATGATCTTAAAGTACTAGAACAGTCTTGGGATATGCACACTTGGTATCAACGGGCACATGTCAATCCACGGGTAGAACGCACCGCTAATCTCTCCAGTCAGGACTATTCACGCCTGATCCGGCAGGGCCTACCAAAACCCGACATGCGATAA
- a CDS encoding META domain-containing protein gives MLKKLTAIAILGSVLTVMGCETVPNTATTQTANHLQLLQNRTWIATQIGNTEIKTAPTARNVPSLQFDASTQRVSGSDSCNRIMGSYTAAKDTLTLSQMATTRMACMNNDQLDQKFNEALAKVTHYQVFAKTLKLLDRHGNLLIQLESAVQPR, from the coding sequence ATGCTAAAAAAATTAACTGCAATCGCGATTTTAGGCTCGGTTCTAACGGTCATGGGCTGCGAAACTGTGCCCAATACAGCCACGACACAAACCGCGAATCATTTACAACTTTTGCAAAATCGTACTTGGATTGCGACCCAGATTGGTAATACTGAAATCAAGACTGCGCCAACCGCACGCAATGTTCCGAGTCTGCAATTTGATGCCAGTACCCAGCGCGTTTCAGGTTCAGATAGCTGTAACCGGATTATGGGCAGCTACACAGCAGCAAAAGATACGCTGACCCTGAGTCAAATGGCTACTACCCGTATGGCTTGCATGAACAACGATCAGCTTGATCAGAAATTTAATGAAGCTTTAGCTAAAGTGACGCATTATCAGGTATTTGCTAAAACCTTAAAATTACTGGATCGCCATGGAAATCTCTTGATCCAGCTGGAAAGTGCTGTTCAGCCGCGTTAA
- a CDS encoding DNA cytosine methyltransferase — protein sequence MDARSSFIDAEFKISNIFDAPHKNEVVRLNKKSQAYVEANGWMSRSSALERLEQWKNVAFNQYLDPTIRNQNNQKIVLSLFDLSGTWSQPWVDAGYQVFRFDIQADPYFGDINNFSVEFFNELFACFDGLDVHAILAACPCTDFAVSGARHFTAKDADGRTLSSIELVYQTLRTIEFFKPNIWAIENPVGRIASLTGLSPWRLSFDPFHFGDTYTKKTLLWGRFNADLPIAPVEPVEGSKMHRLYGGNSIATKNARSVTPEGFAYSFFTANNAHSNSLMTICNKYDRLDPELLSRCLNSGLSDYDISNLIDDDYYDCDDYSAHQTLESAVESMGVAV from the coding sequence TTGGATGCAAGAAGTAGTTTTATTGATGCTGAGTTTAAGATTTCAAACATCTTTGATGCACCGCATAAGAATGAAGTTGTTCGCTTAAATAAGAAATCACAAGCATATGTTGAAGCTAATGGCTGGATGTCCAGATCTTCCGCATTAGAACGTTTAGAACAATGGAAAAACGTTGCGTTTAACCAATATCTAGATCCAACGATCCGCAACCAAAACAACCAAAAAATTGTCCTTTCTCTTTTTGATTTGTCTGGCACATGGTCACAACCATGGGTTGATGCTGGCTATCAAGTATTTCGGTTTGATATACAGGCAGATCCTTATTTTGGCGATATTAATAACTTCAGCGTGGAATTCTTTAACGAGCTTTTTGCATGCTTTGATGGTTTGGACGTTCATGCGATTTTAGCTGCATGCCCATGTACAGACTTTGCTGTTTCTGGTGCAAGACATTTTACTGCCAAAGATGCTGATGGTCGCACGTTAAGCAGTATTGAGCTGGTGTACCAAACTTTAAGAACAATTGAATTTTTTAAACCGAATATTTGGGCAATTGAGAATCCAGTAGGGCGTATTGCGAGCTTAACCGGGTTGTCGCCGTGGCGTCTGTCGTTTGATCCGTTTCATTTTGGTGATACATACACAAAGAAAACATTATTGTGGGGCCGTTTCAATGCCGACCTACCAATTGCACCTGTTGAACCTGTTGAGGGCTCTAAAATGCACCGCCTATACGGTGGCAATAGTATTGCGACTAAGAATGCTAGAAGCGTAACGCCTGAAGGTTTTGCATACTCATTTTTCACGGCAAACAACGCACATAGCAATTCGTTAATGACGATTTGCAACAAGTATGATCGTTTAGATCCTGAGCTTTTGAGTCGCTGTTTAAATAGCGGTTTGAGTGACTACGACATCTCTAATTTGATCGATGACGATTATTACGACTGTGATGATTATTCAGCACATCAAACATTAGAAAGTGCCGTTGAAAGCATGGGGGTGGCTGTATGA
- a CDS encoding IS3-like element ISAba14 family transposase (programmed frameshift): protein MEYFMARRPRRNHSNDFKAKVALAAIKAEKTLAELSSEFDVHQNQIIDWKNQLISASSQAFDQSKAPSEPPIDLKKLHAKIGEQALEIGFFRRCVEETGPLQPQKLIDHSLQISVSKQAKLLKVSRGCYYYRPKPVSSSDLKLMRCIDELHMQYPFAGSRMMRDLLNRQGHHIGRRHTRTLMKKMGIQALYCKPNLSQANQAHRKYPYLLKGLAIQRSNQVWSTDITYIPMAKGFVYLCAVIDWHSRKVLAHRVSISMEVDFCISALNEAIEKYGSPEILNTDQGSQFTSDAFIDVLKSNGIQISMDGKGRWVDNVMVERLWRSVKYEEVYLKAYSSVTDAKKQLSAYFEFYNLKRPHSSLDKMTPNEFYYDQLPQQNKVA, encoded by the exons ATGGAGTATTTTATGGCACGTAGACCAAGAAGAAATCATTCAAACGACTTTAAGGCTAAGGTAGCACTTGCTGCGATCAAAGCAGAAAAAACACTTGCTGAATTGAGTTCTGAGTTTGATGTTCATCAAAACCAAATTATTGACTGGAAAAATCAATTGATCTCAGCTTCCTCACAAGCTTTCGATCAATCAAAAGCTCCATCAGAACCTCCCATTGATCTTAAAAAGTTACATGCAAAAATCGGTGAGCAGGCATTAGAAATTG GATTTTTTAGAAGGTGTGTTGAAGAAACTGGGCCGCTTCAACCACAAAAGTTAATCGATCACTCACTTCAGATTTCAGTATCTAAACAAGCTAAGTTACTGAAAGTCTCTCGTGGTTGTTATTATTATCGCCCAAAACCTGTTAGCTCATCAGATCTGAAGCTGATGCGATGTATTGATGAATTACATATGCAATATCCTTTTGCAGGCAGTCGTATGATGCGTGATTTGTTGAATCGTCAAGGGCATCATATAGGACGACGTCATACACGTACTTTAATGAAGAAAATGGGTATTCAGGCGTTATATTGCAAACCAAATTTAAGCCAGGCTAATCAAGCTCACCGTAAATATCCATATCTGCTCAAAGGATTGGCTATTCAGCGCAGTAATCAAGTGTGGTCTACTGATATAACGTATATCCCTATGGCAAAAGGCTTTGTTTATTTATGTGCTGTGATTGATTGGCATAGCCGCAAGGTACTTGCGCATAGGGTATCGATTAGTATGGAGGTGGATTTTTGTATTTCGGCTTTAAATGAAGCGATTGAAAAATATGGATCACCTGAAATATTGAATACAGACCAAGGCAGTCAGTTCACCAGTGATGCATTTATTGATGTATTGAAATCAAATGGCATTCAAATCAGTATGGATGGTAAAGGTCGATGGGTAGATAATGTGATGGTTGAACGATTATGGCGGAGCGTTAAATATGAAGAGGTGTATCTCAAAGCTTATAGCAGTGTCACAGATGCGAAAAAGCAATTGAGTGCATATTTTGAGTTTTATAATCTGAAACGACCTCATTCGAGTCTAGACAAAATGACACCAAATGAGTTTTACTATGATCAGCTACCCCAACAAAACAAGGTGGCTTAA
- a CDS encoding efflux RND transporter periplasmic adaptor subunit produces MKKSRYLVSSAGIMTVLLIGCSKSENAEHHSADAPLASVSVMTAQTQSINLIENLPGRVTAYRIAEIRPQVGGIVDKVLFKQGTYVHAGQPLFKLNSEIFQADVKSNRATLHRAEAEVTRLQILLKRYAELVTVNAISKQEYNNTEAEYQKAKADVTQMEAILSRQQLNLKYATITSPISGIIGEILVTEGALVSQGDTKAMAVVQQIDKVYIDVKQSITDYEKIQEALQQGNLSNASHNVEILNSQGKPYDVRGEILFSDTKVDPDTGDVTIRILANNPSQKLLPGMYVRINMSRTKVDNAILVPEQAIQHDISGKANVTIINQKEQAQSKTVQLGQRYQNSYVVTQGINAGEKIIVEGVDRIQPNQRLKVKQWQAPITNNENGGQQ; encoded by the coding sequence ATGAAAAAAAGTCGTTATTTAGTTAGCTCAGCTGGCATTATGACTGTGCTACTAATAGGCTGCTCAAAATCAGAAAATGCAGAGCATCATTCAGCAGATGCACCGTTAGCATCAGTAAGTGTAATGACTGCCCAAACACAATCAATAAATCTGATTGAAAATCTCCCTGGGCGTGTCACTGCATATCGTATTGCTGAAATTCGCCCTCAGGTTGGTGGCATAGTAGATAAAGTTCTATTTAAACAGGGTACTTATGTACATGCAGGTCAACCACTTTTTAAATTAAATTCTGAAATATTTCAGGCTGATGTCAAAAGTAATAGAGCAACTTTACATCGTGCTGAGGCTGAAGTAACACGCCTTCAAATTTTGTTAAAACGATACGCTGAACTGGTGACAGTTAATGCAATTAGTAAGCAAGAATATAACAATACTGAAGCAGAATATCAGAAAGCAAAAGCTGATGTTACTCAAATGGAAGCGATACTTTCACGTCAACAACTTAACCTAAAATATGCAACAATTACATCGCCAATATCTGGAATTATTGGTGAGATTTTAGTGACTGAAGGTGCATTAGTCAGCCAAGGTGATACTAAAGCCATGGCAGTAGTACAGCAAATTGATAAAGTGTATATCGACGTAAAACAGTCAATTACTGATTATGAAAAAATACAGGAAGCATTACAACAAGGGAATTTGTCAAATGCTAGCCATAACGTTGAAATACTAAATAGTCAAGGTAAGCCATACGATGTAAGGGGTGAAATTTTATTTTCAGACACTAAAGTAGATCCCGATACTGGTGATGTGACTATCCGTATTTTAGCGAATAATCCTAGTCAAAAATTGCTTCCCGGCATGTATGTCCGTATCAACATGAGCCGAACAAAAGTTGATAATGCGATTTTAGTGCCAGAGCAAGCTATCCAACATGATATTAGTGGTAAGGCGAATGTAACTATTATCAACCAAAAAGAGCAAGCACAAAGTAAAACTGTGCAACTGGGTCAGCGTTATCAAAATAGTTATGTAGTCACGCAAGGTATAAATGCGGGTGAAAAAATCATTGTCGAAGGTGTAGACCGTATTCAACCTAATCAGCGACTAAAAGTAAAACAATGGCAAGCACCTATAACGAATAATGAAAATGGGGGGCAGCAATAA